One window of the Pseudofrankia sp. DC12 genome contains the following:
- a CDS encoding molecular chaperone Hsp90: MEATHLDAIDGAGPAGPDLSAGQADPFGTAAIRSRVLDAWAASPARFREDANAEEDAALGAYRDRLVAELLQNGVDAAASAGVPGRVLIRLAGDLLEVANTGAPLTAEGVEALSTLRASAKRDVAAVGRFGAGFAAVLAVSDDPSVVSRAASPGDPAAWRGVRWSKEWTAMAVHEIGAAGLRTELGRREGAAPVLRLPFAEPAPQPVPAGYDTVVRLPLRDADAAAMAHELLAAFDPTLLLVLPGLSEVVLEVDGQLRTHSCVWEHLGASAAGSELPAVEAPGAEPAASLFTRPSGADEGQEPVETPLDTTLEIALLNGERWRGCVRRGTIPAALLAGRPVEERTRTGYVARVMVRDGGWPTGVPKVVRAPQPTDEALSLPVLASVELPLEPSRRHTVAGPLRDWLTDRLAEALAALAIHLGTAGSTDDPADLAGAAGSDADGADDDLFAVFAPRPGRPQAATAPGADPLVPPDPLVALELVPAGLPAGAVDGRLRDAVAAMLPEAAMMPGGRLGRECVVCDLGPATDAVTALLAGPHPLGRADAGHRVDHGVASSPDLLDAGFDSGFGVAVELGSPVGEDQTAGVVAGLLPARYAARHWRRALDALGVRRLDSAGLVEVLAGLRRPPAWWSALYSALITAPDRDALGALPVPIATVADDDTRTFSPGGPAGPVTGQDSLVGDTSSAAPLRVRMVTGPRGVLLPTDGLDVVALAASGLPLRVVHPDACLGGARDALRTLGAVEGTPAGVLRDPAVHEAVVDADPDDDPEELRALAAAVLALVRDAGLTAEELTGGLDWLGELLLPDVDGEFVPASELLIAGGPLDRLVADDAPFAVLGPELTDAWPPAVLEAVGVLRTFGVLYANDVTLDPDEPVLFDLDDSDTWVEEAADSPALAAVRAAAARAGAGRGSYGAGDGEFAGRAPVVLASFAAVRDLELVDSAAWPRALAELAQPPLRHVVLGDEPSYTRWWLSRHALLPVASRAMTHSDGSAGAFGDAGFGDGLDDGLDGAGPLAGRVVRLPPPELRLPKADPLLDGLFAPAAPLPGVDPELLRALGCRFTLDDVLGDLAGVLDLLDRLGDVDREVPWPSARALYVAAVTAATLLATGPDGRPGGGLADGRLDPPLTVRTPLGVVPTGDAVILDAPDLLTLLGDVAPLRLPLDRAAEVGHVLGVPLASALADCPILADPADAAIEQQAPDGTPYVQHTRLTVADLAGRPTRTGWRVVGGIGGEIHVDASAGSDALARALAWQAGTWHRRHALAAALRDPDGTEFRDAEDDLDDSGVPLWGG, translated from the coding sequence GTGGAAGCGACGCATCTCGACGCGATCGACGGCGCGGGGCCGGCAGGCCCCGACCTCTCCGCCGGCCAGGCAGACCCGTTCGGGACGGCGGCGATCCGATCCCGGGTGCTAGACGCGTGGGCGGCATCGCCGGCCCGGTTCCGGGAGGACGCGAATGCCGAGGAGGACGCGGCGCTCGGCGCCTACCGCGACCGGCTCGTCGCCGAGCTGTTGCAGAACGGGGTCGACGCCGCCGCGTCGGCCGGCGTTCCCGGCCGGGTCCTGATCCGGCTCGCCGGGGACCTGCTGGAGGTCGCGAACACCGGAGCGCCGCTGACGGCCGAGGGCGTCGAGGCGCTCAGCACGCTGCGCGCCTCGGCGAAGCGGGATGTGGCCGCCGTCGGCCGTTTCGGCGCGGGGTTCGCCGCCGTGCTGGCCGTGAGCGACGACCCGTCCGTCGTCTCGCGCGCGGCCTCGCCAGGGGATCCCGCGGCCTGGCGCGGGGTGCGGTGGTCGAAGGAATGGACGGCCATGGCCGTGCACGAGATCGGTGCCGCCGGGCTGCGCACCGAGCTGGGCCGTCGAGAGGGAGCGGCGCCCGTGCTGCGGCTGCCGTTCGCCGAACCGGCGCCGCAGCCGGTGCCGGCCGGTTACGACACGGTCGTGCGCCTGCCTCTGCGGGACGCCGACGCGGCCGCCATGGCCCACGAGCTGCTCGCCGCGTTCGACCCGACCCTGCTGCTGGTGCTGCCAGGCCTGAGCGAGGTCGTACTGGAGGTCGACGGCCAGCTCCGCACCCACAGCTGCGTCTGGGAGCACCTCGGCGCCAGTGCGGCCGGATCCGAGCTGCCCGCCGTCGAGGCTCCGGGCGCCGAGCCGGCGGCGAGTCTGTTCACGCGCCCGTCCGGCGCCGACGAGGGCCAAGAGCCCGTGGAGACCCCGCTGGACACGACGTTGGAGATCGCGCTGCTGAACGGGGAGCGCTGGCGCGGCTGCGTGCGGCGCGGCACGATCCCGGCCGCGCTGCTCGCCGGCCGTCCGGTCGAGGAGCGGACCAGGACCGGCTACGTGGCTCGGGTGATGGTGCGCGACGGTGGCTGGCCGACCGGCGTGCCGAAGGTGGTCCGGGCACCACAGCCGACCGACGAGGCGTTGTCGCTGCCGGTGCTGGCCAGCGTCGAGCTCCCGTTGGAGCCGTCCCGGCGGCACACCGTCGCCGGCCCGCTGCGCGACTGGCTGACCGACCGGCTCGCCGAGGCGCTCGCCGCGCTCGCCATCCACCTCGGCACCGCCGGCTCCACCGACGATCCCGCCGACCTCGCCGGTGCCGCCGGCAGTGACGCCGACGGGGCGGACGACGACCTGTTCGCCGTCTTCGCCCCGCGGCCGGGCCGGCCGCAGGCCGCCACGGCGCCGGGTGCGGATCCGCTGGTGCCGCCGGACCCGCTGGTGGCGCTGGAGCTGGTCCCGGCCGGGCTGCCCGCCGGAGCCGTCGACGGCCGGCTGCGGGATGCCGTCGCCGCGATGCTGCCCGAGGCCGCGATGATGCCGGGCGGCCGGCTCGGCCGCGAATGCGTCGTCTGCGACCTCGGCCCGGCCACCGACGCCGTGACCGCCCTGCTCGCCGGTCCCCACCCGCTCGGCCGCGCCGACGCGGGCCATCGGGTCGACCACGGCGTCGCCTCCAGCCCCGATCTCCTCGACGCCGGGTTCGACAGCGGCTTCGGGGTCGCCGTCGAGCTGGGTTCCCCGGTCGGCGAGGACCAGACGGCGGGCGTCGTAGCCGGCCTGCTGCCCGCGCGGTACGCCGCCCGGCACTGGCGACGGGCTCTGGATGCCCTCGGCGTGCGCCGGCTGGACAGCGCCGGGCTGGTGGAGGTGCTGGCCGGGCTACGCCGGCCGCCGGCCTGGTGGTCGGCGCTGTACTCGGCTCTGATCACCGCGCCGGACCGGGACGCGCTCGGCGCGCTGCCCGTTCCCATCGCGACCGTGGCCGACGACGACACGCGGACGTTCTCCCCAGGCGGTCCCGCCGGTCCGGTGACGGGCCAGGACTCGCTGGTCGGCGACACCTCGAGCGCGGCGCCCCTGCGGGTCCGGATGGTCACCGGGCCGCGCGGGGTGCTGCTGCCCACCGACGGGCTGGACGTCGTCGCGCTGGCCGCCTCCGGGCTGCCGCTGCGGGTCGTGCACCCGGACGCCTGCCTCGGCGGCGCCCGGGACGCGCTGCGCACGCTCGGCGCCGTCGAGGGCACCCCCGCGGGTGTGCTGCGCGACCCCGCGGTGCACGAGGCGGTCGTCGACGCCGACCCCGACGACGATCCGGAGGAGCTGCGGGCGCTGGCCGCTGCGGTGCTCGCGCTGGTCCGTGACGCGGGGCTCACCGCCGAGGAGCTCACGGGAGGGCTGGACTGGCTGGGCGAGCTGCTGCTGCCGGACGTCGACGGCGAGTTCGTCCCGGCCTCCGAGCTGCTCATCGCCGGCGGCCCGCTCGACCGGCTGGTCGCCGACGACGCCCCGTTCGCCGTCCTCGGGCCCGAGCTGACCGACGCCTGGCCGCCGGCCGTCCTGGAAGCCGTCGGAGTGCTGCGCACGTTCGGCGTGCTCTACGCGAACGACGTGACCCTCGACCCGGACGAGCCCGTGCTGTTCGACCTCGACGACAGCGACACGTGGGTCGAGGAGGCGGCCGATTCCCCGGCCCTGGCCGCGGTCCGGGCGGCGGCGGCGCGGGCCGGCGCGGGCCGGGGTTCCTACGGGGCCGGCGACGGCGAGTTCGCGGGTCGCGCCCCGGTCGTGCTCGCGAGCTTCGCGGCCGTGCGTGACCTGGAGCTGGTCGACTCGGCCGCCTGGCCGCGGGCTCTCGCCGAGCTGGCTCAGCCACCGCTGCGTCACGTCGTTCTCGGCGACGAGCCGTCCTACACTCGCTGGTGGCTGTCCCGCCATGCCCTGCTGCCGGTCGCGAGCCGGGCCATGACCCACTCGGACGGCTCGGCCGGCGCCTTCGGCGACGCCGGTTTTGGTGACGGCCTCGACGACGGCCTCGACGGTGCCGGGCCACTGGCCGGCCGGGTGGTCCGGCTGCCACCGCCGGAGCTGCGGCTGCCCAAGGCGGACCCGCTGCTCGACGGCCTGTTCGCCCCCGCGGCCCCGCTGCCGGGCGTCGACCCGGAGCTGCTGCGCGCGCTCGGCTGCCGGTTCACCCTGGACGACGTCCTCGGCGACCTGGCCGGGGTGCTCGACCTGCTGGACCGGCTCGGCGACGTCGACCGGGAAGTCCCCTGGCCCAGCGCCCGCGCGCTCTACGTGGCAGCGGTGACCGCCGCGACGCTGCTCGCGACCGGCCCGGACGGCCGACCCGGCGGCGGCCTCGCCGACGGCCGGTTGGACCCGCCGCTCACGGTTCGCACCCCACTCGGCGTCGTCCCGACCGGCGACGCGGTGATCCTCGACGCGCCCGACCTGCTCACGCTCCTCGGTGACGTGGCGCCGCTGCGGCTCCCGCTGGACCGCGCGGCCGAGGTCGGGCACGTACTAGGTGTCCCGCTGGCCTCGGCGCTGGCCGACTGCCCGATCCTCGCCGACCCCGCCGACGCCGCGATCGAGCAGCAGGCCCCGGACGGCACGCCGTACGTCCAGCACACCCGGCTCACGGTCGCGGACCTGGCCGGCCGCCCGACCCGGACGGGCTGGCGGGTCGTCGGCGGCATCGGCGGCGAGATCCACGTCGACGCCTCCGCCGGCTCCGACGCGCTGGCTCGCGCGCTCGCCTGGCAGGCCGGCACCTGGCACCGACGGCACGCCCTGGCGGCCGCGCTGCGCGACCCGGACGGCACCGAGTTCCGGGACGCCGAGGACGACCTCGACGACTCCGGCGTCCCGCTGTGGGGAGGCTGA
- a CDS encoding sterol carrier family protein, translating into MARGARARRPDDARLAEAFGEQWRVVAAGVDALPDAAFDAASPLPGWTVGALVAHCARSGGALAVALAAGPAAGVSAADAVDYLGGVGARAEAVADTARSDAAGPGAVELRGRLRDAVAASAGGLQAALGAGSSPGWDQVVSSPGGPIRLGDFVVTRCVEGVVHGLDLGFAPARDALRIVTRALVDLLAARAPGRSVEVRVPPFAAVQVVDGPRHTRGTPPNVVEADPVAFVEVAAGRLEWARALATGRITASGDRADLRPWLPLL; encoded by the coding sequence GTGGCACGAGGAGCTAGAGCCAGACGGCCGGACGACGCGCGGCTGGCCGAGGCGTTCGGCGAGCAGTGGCGGGTCGTCGCCGCGGGGGTCGACGCCCTGCCGGACGCCGCCTTCGACGCGGCCAGCCCGCTGCCAGGCTGGACCGTCGGTGCCCTGGTCGCGCACTGCGCCCGCTCCGGCGGCGCGCTGGCGGTGGCGTTGGCGGCCGGCCCAGCCGCCGGCGTGAGCGCTGCGGACGCCGTCGACTATCTGGGCGGCGTCGGTGCGCGAGCGGAGGCGGTCGCGGACACCGCCCGGTCCGACGCGGCAGGGCCGGGCGCCGTCGAGCTGCGTGGCCGGCTCCGGGACGCGGTGGCCGCGTCGGCCGGGGGGCTGCAGGCCGCGCTCGGTGCCGGTTCGTCGCCTGGCTGGGATCAGGTGGTCAGCTCGCCGGGCGGGCCGATCCGGCTCGGGGACTTCGTCGTGACCCGGTGTGTCGAGGGGGTCGTGCACGGGCTGGACCTCGGGTTCGCGCCGGCTCGGGACGCGCTGCGGATCGTCACCCGGGCGCTCGTCGACCTGCTGGCGGCGCGGGCGCCCGGCCGGTCGGTGGAGGTCCGGGTGCCGCCGTTCGCCGCGGTGCAGGTGGTCGACGGCCCCCGGCACACCCGCGGCACCCCGCCGAACGTGGTCGAGGCGGATCCGGTGGCGTTCGTCGAGGTGGCGGCCGGCCGGCTCGAATGGGCCAGGGCGCTCGCCACCGGCCGGATCACAGCCAGTGGTGATCGTGCCGACCTACGCCCCTGGCTCCCGCTGCTGTAG
- the purF gene encoding amidophosphoribosyltransferase, whose protein sequence is MHDAAGPQDACGVFGIWAPGEDIANLTYYGLYALQHRGQEAAGMAVADGRTIVVFKELGLVAQVFDERTLSSLSGHLAVGHTRYSTTGSSTWENAQPSYRTAKLGGGVALAHNGNLTNILELAEGLGDNRDAGMHATTDSDLITALLAEHPGPTLVEAALDVLPRLRGAFSLAFSDAATVYAARDTHGIHPLVLGRLDGRTEGGAEHPSGSWVVASETCALDIVGATFVREVEPGELLVIDEAGPRSLRFAPADRHGCLFEFVYLARPDTTIAGRSVHATRVEVGRTLAREAPVDADLVIPVPQSGVPAAVGYAEASGIPFGEGLVKNSYVGRTFIQPSQKIRQRGIRLKLNPLREVIEGRRLVVVDDSIVRGNTQRALVRMLREAGAAEVHVRISSPPVRWPCFYGIDFATRAELIASGLGVEEIRASLGADSLAYVSLDGLVDASRQPANELCRACFDGVYPVPLMDSDRLGGRHQLEGMGSGAATGAALAEAFSRRVVVGMNGADPSPDALDELAGLAGLDTLGEMDTLGEMAAIDGPAADVAPAGSRSS, encoded by the coding sequence CTGCACGACGCGGCGGGGCCCCAGGACGCCTGCGGGGTCTTCGGCATCTGGGCGCCCGGCGAGGACATCGCGAACCTCACCTACTACGGCCTTTACGCGCTTCAGCACCGTGGCCAGGAGGCCGCCGGCATGGCGGTCGCGGACGGTCGCACGATCGTGGTCTTCAAGGAGCTGGGCCTGGTCGCCCAGGTCTTCGACGAGCGGACCCTCTCCAGCCTGTCAGGCCATCTGGCCGTCGGGCACACCCGCTACTCGACGACCGGCTCCTCCACCTGGGAGAACGCCCAGCCGTCGTACCGGACCGCCAAGCTGGGCGGTGGCGTCGCGCTCGCGCACAACGGCAACCTGACCAACATCCTGGAGCTGGCCGAGGGCCTCGGTGACAACCGGGACGCCGGCATGCACGCCACCACCGACTCCGACCTGATCACCGCGCTCCTCGCCGAGCACCCCGGCCCGACCCTCGTCGAGGCCGCGCTGGACGTGCTGCCCCGGCTGCGCGGCGCGTTCTCACTGGCCTTCTCCGACGCCGCGACCGTCTACGCGGCCCGCGACACACACGGCATCCACCCGCTGGTGCTAGGGCGCCTCGACGGCCGGACCGAGGGTGGCGCCGAGCATCCGTCCGGCTCCTGGGTGGTCGCCAGCGAGACGTGCGCGCTGGACATCGTAGGCGCGACGTTCGTCCGCGAGGTCGAGCCCGGTGAGCTGCTGGTCATCGACGAGGCCGGGCCGCGCTCGCTGCGGTTCGCCCCGGCTGACCGGCATGGCTGCCTGTTCGAGTTCGTCTACCTGGCCCGTCCGGACACGACGATCGCCGGCCGCTCGGTGCACGCCACCAGGGTCGAGGTCGGCCGGACGCTGGCCCGCGAGGCACCGGTAGACGCGGACCTGGTGATCCCGGTGCCGCAGTCCGGAGTGCCGGCGGCGGTCGGCTACGCCGAGGCGTCCGGCATCCCGTTCGGCGAGGGCCTGGTGAAGAACTCCTACGTCGGCCGGACGTTCATCCAGCCGTCGCAGAAGATCCGCCAGCGGGGCATCCGGCTGAAGCTCAACCCGCTGCGCGAGGTGATCGAGGGCCGCCGGCTGGTCGTCGTCGACGACTCGATCGTGCGGGGCAACACCCAGCGAGCGCTGGTGCGGATGCTGCGCGAGGCCGGCGCCGCCGAGGTACACGTGCGGATCTCGTCGCCGCCGGTGCGCTGGCCCTGCTTCTACGGCATCGACTTCGCCACCAGGGCCGAGCTGATCGCCAGCGGCCTCGGGGTTGAGGAGATCCGCGCCTCGCTCGGGGCGGACTCGCTGGCCTACGTCTCGCTCGACGGCCTGGTCGACGCGTCCCGGCAGCCGGCGAACGAGCTGTGCCGGGCCTGCTTCGACGGCGTCTACCCGGTACCGCTGATGGATTCCGACCGACTGGGCGGCAGGCACCAGCTGGAGGGGATGGGCAGCGGCGCGGCAACCGGTGCCGCGCTCGCGGAAGCGTTCAGCCGGCGAGTCGTGGTCGGGATGAACGGCGCCGATCCGTCGCCTGACGCGCTGGACGAACTCGCCGGCCTCGCCGGTCTGGACACGCTCGGGGAGATGGACACGCTCGGGGAGATGGCCGCGATCGACGGTCCGGCCGCGGACGTCGCTCCGGCGGGAAGCAGGAGCTCGTGA
- the purM gene encoding phosphoribosylformylglycinamidine cyclo-ligase produces the protein MTGTDGARASAGASYRAAGVDVAAGERAVEAMRGHVARATRPEVVGSLGGFAGLFALDTGRYRKPLLASSTDGVGTKIALARALDVHDTVGIDLVAMVVDDLVVCGAEPLFLLDYIACGSLDPSRVASIVAGIATGCEQAGCALVGGETAEHPGLMGADDYDLAATGIGVVEADEVLGPERVRAGDALIAIASSGVHSNGFSLVRHVLFGAVDPTAPGGIGAEGQAALRAVEPALGTTLGEALLTPTRIYAKDCLAAAAAAEVRAFAHITGGGLAANLARVIPAGLLATLDRSTWTPPAVFALLAERGDIPLAEMEQTFNQGVGMIAVVAPGAVDTTLAVLADRGVPAWLAGHVDAADAEDGLTARVTGAHP, from the coding sequence GTGACCGGCACCGACGGCGCTCGCGCGTCGGCCGGGGCCTCCTACCGGGCCGCCGGCGTGGACGTGGCGGCCGGGGAGCGCGCCGTCGAGGCGATGCGGGGGCATGTGGCCCGGGCGACCCGGCCGGAGGTGGTGGGGTCGCTGGGCGGTTTCGCCGGCCTGTTCGCCCTGGACACCGGCCGTTACCGCAAGCCGCTGCTGGCCTCGTCCACCGACGGTGTCGGCACCAAGATCGCTCTCGCGCGGGCGCTGGACGTCCACGACACGGTCGGCATCGACCTGGTCGCGATGGTCGTCGACGACCTGGTCGTCTGCGGCGCGGAACCGCTGTTCCTGCTGGACTACATCGCCTGCGGATCGCTCGACCCGAGCCGGGTCGCGTCGATCGTCGCCGGGATCGCGACCGGCTGCGAGCAGGCCGGCTGCGCCCTCGTCGGCGGCGAGACGGCCGAGCACCCGGGCCTGATGGGCGCGGACGACTACGACCTGGCCGCGACCGGGATCGGCGTCGTCGAGGCGGACGAGGTGCTGGGCCCGGAGCGGGTCCGGGCCGGCGACGCGCTGATCGCGATCGCGTCGTCCGGGGTGCACTCGAACGGCTTCTCGCTGGTGCGCCACGTGCTGTTCGGCGCCGTCGACCCGACCGCGCCCGGCGGCATCGGCGCCGAGGGCCAGGCCGCGCTGCGGGCGGTCGAGCCGGCGCTCGGCACGACGCTGGGGGAGGCGTTGCTGACCCCGACCCGGATCTACGCGAAGGACTGCCTGGCGGCCGCGGCCGCCGCCGAGGTGCGTGCGTTCGCGCACATCACCGGAGGCGGGCTGGCGGCGAACCTGGCCCGGGTGATCCCGGCCGGGCTGCTGGCGACGCTTGACCGGTCCACCTGGACGCCGCCGGCGGTTTTCGCGCTGCTGGCCGAACGCGGTGACATCCCGCTCGCGGAGATGGAGCAGACGTTCAACCAGGGCGTCGGAATGATCGCCGTCGTCGCTCCGGGTGCCGTTGACACGACGCTTGCCGTACTGGCCGACCGTGGCGTCCCGGCCTGGCTCGCCGGCCACGTCGACGCGGCGGACGCCGAGGACGGCCTGACCGCCCGCGTGACCGGTGCCCATCCCTGA
- a CDS encoding DUF3073 domain-containing protein has product MGRGRAKAKQTKVARELKYNSPNMDLDRLKADLGVNGSTTRSTTEGDDPNADDEYDDDEYSAYLVDDDD; this is encoded by the coding sequence ATGGGGCGCGGCCGAGCGAAGGCCAAGCAGACGAAAGTCGCCCGCGAGCTCAAGTACAACTCGCCAAATATGGATCTCGACCGGTTGAAGGCGGATCTGGGCGTAAATGGGTCGACCACTCGAAGCACCACCGAGGGTGATGATCCCAACGCGGACGACGAATACGACGACGACGAGTACAGCGCGTATCTCGTCGACGACGATGATTAG
- a CDS encoding Glu/Leu/Phe/Val dehydrogenase dimerization domain-containing protein: protein MTTVSAYPGEPRVASSVFDAGAEHEQVVFCSDPASGLRAIIAIFSTALGPALGGTRFHPYPDESSALADALALSRAMAYKAACAGLDLGGGKAVIIGDPAKDSSEALLRAYGRFVASLGGRYITACDVGTYVEDMDVVAREARWVAGRSPAHGGSGDSGVLTAYGVFEGMRASAARVWGSPTLAGRTVAVSGVGKVGARLVGHLIEDGASVLATDVNPAALARLRTLHPTVEIVDDPDELIGAAADVYSPCALGGALTEETVGRLRAKVVCGGANNQLAHSGVDKLLADAGILYAPDFVVNAGGLIQVADEIEGYRADRAKASAARIFRTTRNVFELAEAEGQTPGAAAVTLAERRMTGIGRLRRILLP from the coding sequence CCGCGGGTCGCGTCGTCGGTGTTCGACGCCGGCGCCGAGCACGAGCAGGTCGTCTTCTGCTCCGACCCGGCCTCCGGTCTGCGCGCGATCATCGCCATCTTCTCGACCGCGCTCGGCCCGGCCCTGGGTGGCACCCGGTTCCACCCCTACCCGGACGAGTCCTCGGCCTTGGCCGATGCGCTGGCCCTCTCGCGGGCGATGGCCTACAAGGCGGCCTGCGCCGGTCTGGACCTCGGCGGCGGCAAGGCCGTCATCATCGGCGACCCGGCGAAGGACTCCTCCGAGGCGCTGCTGCGCGCGTACGGCCGGTTCGTGGCCTCGCTCGGCGGGCGTTACATCACGGCCTGCGACGTCGGAACCTATGTCGAGGACATGGACGTCGTGGCCCGGGAGGCACGCTGGGTGGCCGGGCGGTCGCCGGCGCACGGCGGGTCGGGCGACTCGGGTGTGCTGACCGCCTACGGCGTGTTCGAGGGGATGCGGGCCAGCGCCGCCAGGGTCTGGGGCAGCCCTACCCTGGCGGGGCGGACGGTGGCCGTCAGTGGGGTGGGAAAGGTGGGCGCACGGCTGGTCGGCCACCTGATCGAGGACGGCGCGTCGGTGCTGGCCACCGACGTCAACCCCGCCGCACTGGCCCGGCTGCGCACGCTGCATCCGACGGTCGAGATCGTCGACGACCCCGACGAGCTGATCGGCGCGGCAGCGGACGTCTACTCGCCGTGCGCGCTCGGCGGCGCGCTCACGGAGGAGACGGTCGGCCGGCTGCGCGCGAAGGTGGTCTGCGGCGGAGCCAACAACCAGCTGGCCCACTCCGGCGTCGACAAGCTGCTCGCCGACGCCGGGATCTTGTACGCGCCGGACTTCGTCGTCAATGCCGGCGGGCTGATCCAGGTCGCCGACGAGATCGAGGGCTACCGGGCCGACCGGGCCAAGGCGTCTGCCGCGCGGATCTTCCGGACGACTCGGAACGTTTTCGAGCTCGCCGAGGCCGAGGGGCAGACGCCCGGTGCCGCCGCGGTGACACTCGCGGAACGCCGGATGACCGGAATCGGCCGGCTTCGCCGCATCCTGTTGCCCTGA